The genomic stretch CGGGTTGGGTGTGGGCCCCCTGCCGCCGCGGTGCGGCTTCCCCGGTAATCCCTCAACTCCTGCTGCGGGACCTGCTCCTGAGAGTCCcaggagcctccagagggaggaGCACCACCTCCATTGTATAGACGAGGACACCCAGGCACAGGGAGGCCAAGGGTCAGCCTAAGCGCCCCAGCGGCAGAGCAACGGCTGTGTGCTGTGGAATTCTCTCGAAGGTCTTCCTGCTCAAGGCCCCGAGAGGGCACTACCGTTCTCCTTCCCTTGGCATTACCCTGCCCTGCTGGCCCTGGGGTCCTGAGGAGTGGCCAAGCCCTGGGCCATACCCCCTCCCATTATCtgggccccacctctggctcccgGGGACTTTGGGTAAAGGGACAGGAGTCCCTCTCCTAGCCTCGGAGAGAAGAGGACACGGAGTCCCCAGCCTGGTGGGGCTGTGAGGAGGCTCAGTCAGGCCTGAcagtccccagtgcctggcataggtTAGTTCCACTTGATCAGTGCCTTGGTCCAGTTGGCACCTTCCTGTGCCCCCCAGGCTGGggccctctgtcttcctccatcACCAGCTTATGGGCCCGGGTCTGGGCTCGTTTCCAGCCATGgcctccttctttctccaccCACTGTCCTGGGTCGTCTGACTGGGTGTGGTGTTGGGGCTGGGTGCTTGGCTACAGGGGCTCCTCTGGAAACCTCTGCTCTGCCATTTAGTGGTCTGGTgaccttaacctctctgagcttcagtttccttatctgaaaaacgGAGAAAACCACAGGACCCACCGTCCTGTGACTGTCACTAGTCAGCCAGTTCACCTCATCCAGAGGCTCAGTGGCctttcccaccctcacccccttgGCATCCTGCTCTTAGGGTTTCGCCGCCGCCTTCCTTAGGGCCAGCATCCCTCGGAGAGAGAGACGTCTCTCCACAAACAGCCTATTTGATTTGGGCAGGACACCCTGGCCCTGCTAGGCATGGGAGGGCGGGGGCACACATAGGGCTCTGATTGGCTAGCTGCATGACCTAGTCTGGTGGCCCCTGGCAGcacctggggctggggtgggctgaGCAAGGCTGCTTGGCCACACTGTTGTTGGTTCGTGGGGGTGGTGGCCTTGAGTGTGAGCTACGCACCAACACAGCGGAGGCTACGTGGCCCCACAGCCCCCGGGGAGAGTCGGTCTCACTCGCGGCCCGTGGGACAGGGAGGCCCAAGTCTGTGAAGATGCAGCCCTGGGTCTGGTGCCATTCCTGGCCAAGTGCCCCGAGGTTGGCGCTGGCCCGTGGCTCCCTGGCCTAAGTCCGAGGACCCTCCTCCTGGCTGCTCTGGGAGCCTTTGAACTCACCGGCTGCTTGGACCACGGTTCCCAGATGCAGGGGAAGCTGGGAGAAGGCAGAGCCAGGCGTGTGCCCCACACTGCCTGCCCCCTGGGCCGAAACACCTCTTCACCGACAAATTTCCCCTTTATTAATCACCTTGCACGTTACTGTTACACAACCATGAACGTGGTTCAGGAATCAAACTGAGTGGAAGCGAGTGAGTTGGGGCTCACGGGCCACATCGTCCAAAAGAGCACGGCAGGGGAAGATCGTACTTCCACGCAGGGCGGGCTGAGGCGAGGCCTTGGGCTTCCCTTACCAGCACACCTTGCACCCTGGCCTCAGCCTTGGAGAGGCCTGGAGCCCCTGGCTCTAGACAGTCCTGTCTCTAGATCCTTGGGAGCCTGGGGATTGGGATACAGACACCAGCCCGGCagtgcagagggcagggggctggctAGAGCCGAGCTAGCAAGAAAAGGACTTTCCGGTCTGGTGACCTggtgagggacagggacaggctCTTCTGGTTCCTCTCCCTGcaggagggctcctgggtggcctaCCGGGCGCCCGGGTCTTAGCCTCCGAACTCAGCCCGGGACTCGGGCCCCAGCAAATGCTGGCGATGACCCACGGAAGGCACCGGCTCAGGCCTGCAGGCCCCGCTAGGGGATGCCTTCCTGGCTTAGTCACCTCTgcggggcctgggggtggggggcggtcgGGAGCAGAGGAGCGGCACCCTGGCGGGCTGCCCACCCCCGGTGGCTTGGCCGTGACGCCGGCAGGCCCGAGCACAGGGGGCTCACAGCTTGGCCCGAGGGTGGTGCTGGAGCAGAGCGCGCATGTCCAGGAGAGCCTTCTCTAGGTAGTGCGCCAGACGGGCCGCGTTGGTCTCGGCACAGCTGTTGTAGGCCGACACGGAGAAGTTGATGTGAGTCTCCATGGGGTTATAGCAAACGCCGTAGCCATCCGGGACCACGGGCCCAAAGAACATGACGCAGTCTGTCTTGGCAGGGACCTGGGGACAGCACAGGACTAAGCACGGGACTTCCGTCCTGCCCCACCAGCCTGCCTTTCCACAGCTCCGCCTCCACTGCGCTCTGCCCGAGGCGCCCTTTCCCCCCTTCTCCAGCGGGCGGGTCACTTCGTCTGCTCCTTGAGGTGCACTTCTGGCGTCAACCCTCTCTGGAGTCTTCCTTGCCACTCCCGAGGGAGCTGCGCCCTCCTGGAGGCTCCCCCGGCCCTCGGCCCTTTGCAGGGGGCCATCGCCGCCTCCGTCCCCGTGCTTCCGGCCTACGCTGTCCCCTCCTCCCAAGGGACAGGGATGGTGGTCTGTTCCTGCTGTTTCCCAGTGCCCGGCATAGGATGGCCTGACTCAGATGTTCCTTCGTGTCTGACCGGTGAACGAACCACGTCGATTCTCCCGTGAGGGGGGCCCTGACCCCTTCTCAGCCTGCCTGAGTCACGGCGAGGCCCCCCGGGCCCTGCTCTTCACCAGAACTCAGCCGTTTCAGTACTGACCCGGGGTGGCCCGAATGGGTCACACCACCACCAAGTCTGGCCATGTTCTGGACCCGGGCTCTATTCGGTGCAGCCTTCGTCCAGCTCTAGCGGGGGCTGTTCTGTCCCACCCCAGGGCACCTAGGGCAGTGGCAGGGGCCCGGAGGGCAGGAAAACCCACCTGGCTGGTGGAGAGGTTGAAATGCATAGCGATGGCGTAGGAGGTGTCCATGAAGATGTCGGGCATGCTCACCAGGTCCTCAATGGCCTGCAGCTTCAGGCCCAGCAGGTGCCGGTCAAAGGCCTCCCCGCGGATAGCCTGTGAGAGGGGACCGTCAGGGGCAGGGGCTGCAGGCCCAGAGGGTGCGCCCCTAGCCCTCCTGAAAAGCCTATGGCAGCAATGTCCCTTCCACACAGCGGTCCCTCGGACTCATGAGACCAGAGGGTCCGGGCAGGAGAGCCCTCGCTTCacacatggagaaactgaggctcagggacctgcccagggaggggacagggcaggaTTTAAGGACACAGGCCTGCAGCTGGGTGGCCCGGCCCCATCCCGGCCACGGGGCCTTGGCAGGTCACTTACATCTTGGAGTCTCGGGGTCTTCGTCTGTAACATGGGGATGGGTACTGAATGTCCCTCCCGGGGTGGCAGTGGGAGCAAAATGGACAGCTGCATGTGACAtgggcagagcctggcacacacagGTGCTCAGAGCCAGATGGGAACCTAGACCTCCCGCCCTTGACTGCAGCCCAAGCTGTCAGAGGGCGGGGACCCCGCTGTTGGCCAGACCATGCAAGCCCTCAGCATCCGGGGCCCCGGGGCCATCGAGGGGAGAACACGGTGCGAGCGCCAGAGGCTAACCTGGGACCGAAACAAAGTCACTGAGCTCAGTCTCGGTTTCCCcaactttaaaatggggatattcAGCCTCACTCCAGGTGCCCCGGGTGCCCCCTGCTTTGGAGAGGAGTGGTTCATGCGAAGGGTGAGCGGCTGCAGGGACGGACGGCCGGGAAACACCAAGGGTCAAGTCAAGCAAATGGGGACAGCAGGGGTTCGCTCACGTGGTCCGTGTAGGCTCGGTGGGCTTGCACGGCCTTCCGCAGCAGGTCCACCTTCTGGGGCTCCTGAGAGGGGTGAGGGAGTTGAAGTGTATGTTCCCCCCCCCGTTCCTGCCACCTCCCGCAGTGGCCCGCTCCACCCGGCACTAGATCCGAGGTCCTCGAGAGCAGTCCTCCCCTGTTGGCCCTCAACCAAGGCCTGACACGCAGGCAGACGCGCCCTGCTGATGAGCGAATGAAGCAATAGTTCCCTTTTGCccttggctgccaggaagctcagggCCGAATTCACGACTCCACCTTCTGTCAGATTCCCAGTGCCCACCCcgggggccggggaggagggcgggggggggggggttggaataCAGTAGGTGCTCCATCAGTGTGCAGTGACAGAACGTACAGGAAGGGAGATGGCTCAAGGCCGGCTTGCCCGCCCTCGCCCCGGACCTCTCACCGACACGTTGGAGTCATCCATGGCCTTGACGAAGGTCAGTGAGTCCACGGAGGCCGAGCGGATGGTGTCGGTGCGGCCCAGGTGGAACATGCGCAGGGAGGCGCTTTCGTACGTGGCGCACGCCTGCTTGTAGATCCTGGGTGCGGGAGGGGGCTGAGCACAGCCCCCGgcaggctgccccccccccgccacccccaggcctcctccctcctcccccgccagGCCCCGGGGCGCGGCGCACCTGTAGTAGGCCAGCTGGAGTGCCATCTGGATGAAGGCGTCCGGGCTCAGCTTCTCCGACTTGGGGAAGTCTTTCCCAAAATGGTGGAACACCATCACCATGATGTCCAGGTCCTGGATcatgctggggggcggggagaggtggGTGAGGAGCAGGCACCTGGCAGCCCCTGCCGACCCCAGGGGAGGCCCCGGGGAAGGCCCAAGAGCGGTCTCagaaccagccaggtgccacgATCGACCGGGAACGGGAGCCTGCCGGGCTCGAGGAGCACAGTCCCCTAACCTGACTTGACCCACCCGGTATGCCGCGCTTACATGCTGAGATTCTGCTTGGCCTTTTCAATGtcgctcttgatctcaggggtgaTGTTGAACCGCAGCTTCTTGGGCATGGGCAGGGGCACCATGGGGGACCGCACAAGCTCGGGTTTCTTCCTGCGTGGGACACGGGGGGCCTCAGGCTCACGCTGGGGCCTCGGGGGCCTGGGTCCACCCCTGGGACTGAGGTGGGGGGCGTGGGTTCCTGAGGCCGGAGGGAGCCAGCCTGGGGAGACTGTGGGTTTGCTCTTTAGAAAACTGCCTTCGCTCCAGCTTCCAAGTGGCCACACGGAGgaggcctggagaggggaagggacttgtccaaggtcaagtAGCTGGGAAGCGGCAGAGCCGGAACTCAAACCGGGTCTGACGACGCTAAACCCGTGCCTTCTTCTGGCTTCCTTTGAAAACACAGATTCGCAGGCACAAGGGAGAATGGCATTTCTCCGTGACTGTCACCTGTCACCAGGAGCTCGGGAGCCGGGTGGAGGGTGGGACAGGCACACTCACGTGAACTCAATGACATGGTCCACGAGGGCAATGATGGGGGGTCCCTCCGCTGCTGCATGCTCGTAAACAAGCCCGCAGGAGCCATCTTCGGCCACGATGAACTGTGGAAGGGAGAGGGACCCGTCAGCCCCGGGTCCCTGGAGCCACTCTCTGCTGGTTGGGTCCCGTGGGAAGGGCCTCTCTGAAGCCATCTCAGGGGTTATGCcgactttattattgtttttaataacagctAACACTCACCAGGGGCCTTGGGCCCATTTCAGGCCACGGCACGTCCCATACTCGTATACCGCGTCAAGTCCCTATAATGACTCCTCCCTGGGAGTCATTCCACAGGCTCAAAGAGGGAAAGTCACGGCCAAGACCGCGCCGCTCTGCCTGGCCCCACATCCCAGCTCTCTCGGTTGTGCTGACGAGGTGACAGCGGTTTCTGGGCCGGGCCCAGTAATGACAGGCTGACCGCCTGGTAATTACAGCCGCGTCCACCTGCTGGCCTCCCACCTGCTTTACTAGCTGGGAGGCCAGGGACGCCCGGGCGAGGGGCAGGAAGTCCTGCGTGGGCCAAGTTTGGGTGTGCGTCCTGGATGGGAGTCGGGGCTCCGCCAAGTCCCCACCTGCAGCGTCTTGTCGAACCAGCGATTGCCGCTGTTCAGTTTGCCACCACCCCCGTGCAGCATCTGGCCGGCCACGTGACGGCGGTACACGTCCTCCGAGACGCGGGGCACGGGTGCATCCAGGCACACGGTGAAGATGCTCTTCTGGATGGAGCGGACCGACTCCCGGTTCACCTTGTCTGGGGTGGCATGTGGGAGGGGCGCGAGACCGGGGGCGGGGGTGCATGTCAGGCCCGGGAAAGCCTCGGAGGCTTCCAGAGCATTCACGGGCGCTGGGTGAGGGCTGCAGAGGCAGCTTTGCACTCAACAGGGCCTCGTGACAGGGTTGGTGGCAGAGCGGTGAACACAGCTGCCTTCCGACAGGGCCCTGTAGCCCCCTAGCGCTCCACTAGCCGGGGCCCGATACCGAACCCACGTTAGAAACGAGGCAACGGGGGCGCCTGCCTgcctcagtcagaaaagcatgtgactcttggtctagGGGTTGTGATcccaagcctcacgttgggtgtagagattactaaaagataaactttaaaaaaaaaaaaagaggaaaccgAAGCCCCAGGTCACATGGAGAGCCAGCGTGATAGTCAGGGATCCAACACAGGGGTTCGACTCCAGGGACGACGCCCCTGACCAACAAAGGATTTGAAAGAAtgtggaggcagaggtggggtcTGCAGCCAGAGGGCTTGACTCTTACTGTAACTTGCTACTTAATACAGGGAAACTAAACCCAGCCAAGCCTCAGtcccctcatctgtgaaatgggccaaCAGCACCTACTCCAAGTTGAGAGGATTCAGCGAGAAACGTGGCCGCTCAGGGCCTGGTGTGGGCAGAGGCCAAGACGTGggcctctcctccttcttccacccccccccccacgggcACCTTTGATGAGGGTGCTGTAGGCCTTGGCCCAGGAGTTGCGGTGGTTGGAAGTGAGGATGCCCACGGGCTCTTTGTTGGTTTGCAGCGATGAGTTCCAGATCTTCTCCAGCTGCACGAAGATCTGATCTGATGTCAGGGGTGTCCCATCGCTGTGGTACACGTCCAGCTCAAAAAACTACCCGGGCACGgcaagtggggagaagggaggtgggtgagggtcTCAGACAGGCAGCAgtcacctcccaccccagcctcctcctggcCCCGGCAGCCCAGAAGTCACAGCCAGTGCCGGTCGGGGCCCTGCCGAGGGATGAGTCAGGCTACAGGGGCGAGAGGCGGGGAGGTCCTTGCATTGCTCTCCCCAGGCCGGGCAGGCCCACGGCCCCTCCTGGGTGCCCTCTGGCTGGGGCCTAGCCAGGCGCCCAGTAGAGATGCCCGGGGCACGCCTGATCCTTGGGACACAGGGGCATGCATGTTGGGGAAGCTGACTTTTGGCCCCGCGCCCTCCTCCcctggggaagtggggggagCCCACCCACTTGGTAGTTGTGCACCACGGTGATGTGCATGGGCGGCTTCTTGCTCTTGCTGAAGCTGATGACCGAGTCCTGCTTGGGGCCCGGCACGCGGCAGGAGGACAGGATCTGATAGTACTGGTTCATGCACAGCGGCTTACCCCCCAGGTACTCCACGGGCAGGGTCTCGCTGCGGGGGCAGAGGGACAGTGAGGGGGCCACCAGGCAACCGAGCAGGGTGGAGGAcaagaccaccagggagctgcTGCTGGGCACCGCTGGGAGCCGGGCCAGGCCGAGAAGGGGCTTAGGCGAGTGGCGTCCCTACCCCGACTCAGTGTGAGCGGGAGGTGCGTCGGGGCTGCTCAGGGGGCCTGTATCCCACCCCGGGCGGGCCCTGCTTGTGAGTCGCCCCGGAAACTCGCTCTCCTCGGCGCTTCAGTTAAGCCACAGAAGAGAGGAGGTGGTGAGTCAGCCTCCGGGGTCCTCTTTGGCTGGGACAGTGTCACCAGGAGGCGGTCCCAGCAGCTGGGGCAGAGGACCTAAGTGTCCCAATCCCCATACTGTCTCTCCAACCCCAACAGAGGCTGGGCCAACAGGAAGTGAAAGCGACCGAGATCTGGACCCGTCCAACACCCGGCTGCGACACTGGAGACGCTGGACGTGCTGGGCCCAGGCTGGAGTGGCTgcggggatggggggcggggcaggggaggcTGCCCACCTGTCAATCATGGTTTTGAAATCCAACACGCCCTCGATGAATTTGGCAGCAAACCTGGGGGGAGCAATGAGAGATCAGAACCTGTTGGGACACCCCAAGGGAGGTCCCAGGCCAGGGACACcagtggggtgaggggaaggcCTAGCCAAGGGAGGAGACAGATTGCTTCACTCTGAACCCACTGCTGGCAGAAAGCCTGAAAGGAGTTCAAGTGTAGGACCTGTGTTTGAGTCCCGGCTTGCCCTTCTGAGCCAGCTTTCTCTTATCTCTAGAGGGAGGGTCCCAAGAGGGCCCAGGGAGATGCTTTTGGCCAGGGACACCTACATGCTGGAAGGATGTAGGTGTAATGAATGGGAGCGCGATTACGGCTGGTTTATTCGTTGGTACTGGCTGATTTCACCCACAAAGGGCCTGAGGCCCTGaatcacagcctggagcctggaaggAGGTCACCTCTTCTCTGAAGCGTCAGAGAGGGACCCGGGACCTTGGGGGATGGGGAGTATAAACGGGAGGGCAGTAGCTCAGGGTGTCCTCTCTGATAGGTACCTTCCTGTTTGGGGGCCGCTGTGTCTTCCGGGCCATCTCCCTCAACCGGGCCTTCCTGCTTGGATCGTCCGGACCACACCAGTCAGGCCTGACACCTGGTCTGCCCCTGGCTCCCAACATGGGGACCACCGGCTAGAGCCTGAGCCTGAATTCTTGGATGCCCCGGCCCCTTTAAGAGAAGCAGGTGGTGGCCCTGAGTGTCTGGTCCTTGGGCAGGAGATCCCTGTCACTGGTATTTTTATCCCGGTAGTATTGGAACAGAGGCCAGGGCAAGTGACACGGCCGAATGTGGAAAAGGGGATGGTGTACAAAGGTCACTCCTGGGACcagctggagagagaggaggggctgaAGTGTCAGAATGAGGTGAGGGGTAGCCTCAGGttcacagagagggaggggatacGGTCTACAATGTGATTAACAGTTATGAAACTTTAGAGCCAGGAAGACCCTGCTTCAGCCAATCCTGAAaggtgacctcgggcaagtcctTTCATtgctctgagccttagtttcccgATGTGTGACATAGGGATGATGCTCCCTACTTCGTAGGGCTGtgtggggcggcggggggtggggaggaggtggccGATGAACGATAAGGAACAGATAATGACCGGGGCCCCTGCAGTCTCCCGGGGGAATTGGACATCAGGGCCTTGGACATGCCCAGAGCCCTGTCCCAGCCGTAGCCACTCACTCACCGGAGCTGTCCCTGCAGGTCCACAAAGTCCTGCTTGGGCAGTGCTACACCAGGGCTGGAGTAGATGACCAGGGGCTGGCGGTACTGGAGGTAGGCTGTTTTGAGCCACCACTCGGACAGCTGGAGAAAGGACCACAGCCTGTGTGTGAGGAGCGGGTGGGGACGTGGCTGggtcccctctgccccctctatAGGGCACAGATTCTCCAAGTGAATGCTCAGAGCGGAGCCTCCCGCCCCCTTAAAAACCAACCTGTGGCACCTCATCGTTTCCTCTTAGCCTGAGGCAATCGGCATTAGCAAGACAAATTAGACAACACTGCGGAGCAAAGGAGCCAATGATTCTAGAAAGAA from Panthera uncia isolate 11264 chromosome D4, Puncia_PCG_1.0, whole genome shotgun sequence encodes the following:
- the CRAT gene encoding carnitine O-acetyltransferase isoform X1, yielding MLAFAARTVVKPLGLLKPSSLVKVSGRFKAHQDSLPRLPVPALQQSLDRYLKALQPIVSEEEWTQTKQLVEEFQTAGGVGERLQKGLERRARKMENWLSEWWLKTAYLQYRQPLVIYSSPGVALPKQDFVDLQGQLRFAAKFIEGVLDFKTMIDSETLPVEYLGGKPLCMNQYYQILSSCRVPGPKQDSVISFSKSKKPPMHITVVHNYQFFELDVYHSDGTPLTSDQIFVQLEKIWNSSLQTNKEPVGILTSNHRNSWAKAYSTLIKDKVNRESVRSIQKSIFTVCLDAPVPRVSEDVYRRHVAGQMLHGGGGKLNSGNRWFDKTLQFIVAEDGSCGLVYEHAAAEGPPIIALVDHVIEFTKKPELVRSPMVPLPMPKKLRFNITPEIKSDIEKAKQNLSIMIQDLDIMVMVFHHFGKDFPKSEKLSPDAFIQMALQLAYYRIYKQACATYESASLRMFHLGRTDTIRSASVDSLTFVKAMDDSNVSEPQKVDLLRKAVQAHRAYTDHAIRGEAFDRHLLGLKLQAIEDLVSMPDIFMDTSYAIAMHFNLSTSQVPAKTDCVMFFGPVVPDGYGVCYNPMETHINFSVSAYNSCAETNAARLAHYLEKALLDMRALLQHHPRAKL
- the CRAT gene encoding carnitine O-acetyltransferase isoform X2; the protein is MEDGQQKEKVKPLGLLKPSSLVKVSGRFKAHQDSLPRLPVPALQQSLDRYLKALQPIVSEEEWTQTKQLVEEFQTAGGVGERLQKGLERRARKMENWLSEWWLKTAYLQYRQPLVIYSSPGVALPKQDFVDLQGQLRFAAKFIEGVLDFKTMIDSETLPVEYLGGKPLCMNQYYQILSSCRVPGPKQDSVISFSKSKKPPMHITVVHNYQFFELDVYHSDGTPLTSDQIFVQLEKIWNSSLQTNKEPVGILTSNHRNSWAKAYSTLIKDKVNRESVRSIQKSIFTVCLDAPVPRVSEDVYRRHVAGQMLHGGGGKLNSGNRWFDKTLQFIVAEDGSCGLVYEHAAAEGPPIIALVDHVIEFTKKPELVRSPMVPLPMPKKLRFNITPEIKSDIEKAKQNLSIMIQDLDIMVMVFHHFGKDFPKSEKLSPDAFIQMALQLAYYRIYKQACATYESASLRMFHLGRTDTIRSASVDSLTFVKAMDDSNVSEPQKVDLLRKAVQAHRAYTDHAIRGEAFDRHLLGLKLQAIEDLVSMPDIFMDTSYAIAMHFNLSTSQVPAKTDCVMFFGPVVPDGYGVCYNPMETHINFSVSAYNSCAETNAARLAHYLEKALLDMRALLQHHPRAKL